One window of Pseudochaenichthys georgianus chromosome 18, fPseGeo1.2, whole genome shotgun sequence genomic DNA carries:
- the paqr9 gene encoding membrane progesterone receptor epsilon has protein sequence MLLNCGQSMPLLRHTDVPSRVKENFILTGYRFPNYSVKDCLLSAFRPTNETGNFWTHFLPVFIFAYYFVEVFGWEGAPHADSPFFYPLWNYFIGVFCLLMASSMAHLLNSMSLVVREVCFFVDYGTISSYTVGSSLAYYYYIHPRAGIVETGGNNGSQTDLKEEPAGSPSYAIPDFCVFFENFYIPSACLVAIICVLSCCNTRQRWRRHRYLIRTFVFLLPFLVSSTPIFYRLLTRSPYSTTSSSFAASTSTAGFFCRHCFWLLVSAVFNISKIPERLAPGCFDIWGHSHQWFHCCTFLSILDELHLIKAEVKAILLSPTLLLPPATLAPLPGPTITSTYGVMLLLQTTIISVIVWFSWHANCIFGPERDKLAKEHPRDHLKCH, from the coding sequence ATGCTTCTAAACTGTGGCCAGTCGATGCCTCTTCTGAGGCACACGGATGTGCCATCTCGGGTCAAAGAAAACTTCATCTTGACCGGCTACCGCTTCCCAAACTACAGCGTGAAGGATTGCTTACTGTCAGCATTCAGGCCTACCAATGAGACAGGCAACTTCTGGACACACTTCCTGCCAGTTTTTATCTTTGCATATTATTTCGTGGAGGTATTTGGTTGGGAAGGTGCACCACATGCCGACTCCCCGTTCTTCTATCCACTGTGGAACTACTTTATTGGGGTCTTCTGTCTGTTAATGGCGAGCAGCATGGCCCACCTGCTCAACTCAATGTCTCTGGTGGTGAGGGAAGTCTGCTTCTTTGTGGATTACGGCACCATCAGTTCCTACACAGTTGGCTCATCTTTGGCGTACTACTACTACATCCACCCTCGAGCAGGTATAGTGGAGACAGGAGGCAACAATGGCTCCCAAACGGACTTGAAAGAGGAACCTGCAGGCTCTCCATCCTATGCAATCCCAGACTTCTGTGTGTTTTTTGAGAACTTCTACATCCCTTCCGCATGTCTTGTCGCGATCATTTGCGTCTTGTCTTGCTGCAATACTCGACAGAGGTGGAGGCGGCATCGATACCTCATCCGAACCTTCGTTTTCCTCCTGCCGTTCCTCGTCTCTTCCACGCCCATTTTCTACcgcctcctcaccagatcaccTTACTCCACCACCTCCTCGTCCTTTGCGGCTTCCACCTCTACAGCCGGCTTCTTCTGTCGCCACTGCTTCTGGCTGCTGGTCTCAGCGGTGTTCAACATCAGTAAGATCCCCGAGCGGCTGGCCCCGGGCTGCTTCGACATCTGGGGCCACAGCCACCAGTGGTTCCACTGCTGCACCTTTCTGTCCATCCTGGACGAGCTCCACCTGATCAAGGCCGAGGTGAAGGCCATCCTGCTCAGCCCGACTCTGCTGCTGCCCCCCGCCACCCTCGCCCCCCTACCTGGACCTACCATTACTTCAACCTATGGGGTGATGCTCCTCCTCCAGACCACCATCATCTCCGTCATCGTGTGGTTCTCCTGGCATGCCAACTGCATTTTCGGACCCGAGAGAGACAAGCTAGCAAAGGAACACCCCAGGGATCATCTCAAATGCCACTGA